In a single window of the Papaver somniferum cultivar HN1 chromosome 8, ASM357369v1, whole genome shotgun sequence genome:
- the LOC113305651 gene encoding uncharacterized protein LOC113305651: MATKEKLQEISSTSSQHTDSITEIKSEIQYLSTKMNIIIGLLEAAPNSNSPPDPSASETPQTNLENSISGFQKLVHNLSYTEYRKFSPTPKVDFPRFNGTNPRGWALKCVRYFQLHNIPDNERVDIAAIHFDSSVDLWFIPTGGLKEEIRTMVQMFKPDNNAAAFYLAILQQASMHHQHKSTKSFSKPFAPSPLSVSHTPSTIKPFFTPSSTFTNHTASSSSPTVTHPTTPTKTSSDKSLPPVKRLTRAQMQVRKHKRLCYNCDEFYRKGHRWRDFFTFLDRDAPDTIRIVGHLNKHFVIILIDTGNTHCFIDDNLTSKLGLHVSPTRQMLVTVANGDSTLSQGICHNLHWDMQGHQFSAHLRVLPLGGCDIVLGADWLRQLDDVTFNFSQLNILFLHQGSHITLQGITSKPSLSMISGSSLKKFIKSNTPALIPQFFSISTTPILTPPPAVSTLLGTFADVFAEPTGLPPSRSLDHKIPLKHGSNPTSQRPYKCPFIYKSVVESLVSEILSSGVIQPIHSTFSAPILLVKKKDGTWHFFVDYRKLNDITAKDKFPIPLIKELLDELNGSVVFSRIDLRSGYYQIRVYAPDVHKTAFRTHQGHYEFIVMPFGLTNAPATFQALMNEVFQPYPRKFVLVFFDDILVYSPSISAYIEHLQLTLSLLRKHFLFAKMSKCAFAQPQLEYLGHIITTNGVAADPDKVAVMVNWPQPHTLNQLRGFLGLTGYYRKFIKDYGNICKPLTNMLKRDSFSWNDAATLAFSTIKQAMTSAPVLALPEFCQPFTLETDACSRGIGVLLMQNSKPIAFLSKPLGPKVLALSTYEKEFLAIVMAVQKWKHYLSNQQFIIHTYHQSLKYLLDQNLSTALQQKWLVKLMGFDYVIKFKKGLDNKEATLESMGENSLPGGLLQPLPIPDTAWQHISLDFIEGLPMSFRKNVILVVVDRLTKYSHFIPPGHPLTAVTVAKEFLAHVFKLHGLPSSIVSDRDKIFISNFWQALFKTLGTTLKLSSAYHPQTDGHTERTNACVEQYLRQLLKERDVMLQLLKEELSKAQSRMKFFAYQKRSDMTFAVGDLVYLNLQPYRQTSMAIRKNFKLSAKYFGPFEVLQRIEEVAYKLKLHVGSRIHPVFDVSQLKKKIGLQSTTSAQLPLVDHAGQFVIEPVAVLDTRITVRGSSQIPQVLVQWCNADPADSTWEDAAHIKAQFPYSILEDKDF; the protein is encoded by the exons ATGGCCACCAAAGAAAAGCTTCAAGAGATTTCATCAACCAGTTCTCAACACACCGATTCAATTACTGAGATTAAATCTGAAATCCAGTATCTAAGTACTAAGATGAACATTATCATTGGGTTACTTGAGGCTGCACCGAACTCGAATTCACCTCCAGATCCTTCTGCATCTGAGACTCCTCAAACAAATCTGGAAAATTCAATTTCAGGCTTTCAGAAGCTGGTTCACAATCTTTCTTATACTGAATATCGTAAGTTCTCTCCTACTCCTAAAGTAGATTTTCCTCGATTCAATGGTACAAATCCCCGTGGTTGGGCTCTCAAATGTGTAAGATACTTCCAATTACATAATATTCCTGATAATGAACGTGTTGATATTGCTGCTATTCACTTCGACTCTTCCGTAGATCTGTGGTTTATACCAACAGG TGGGTTAAAAGAGGAGATCCGTACTATGGTGCAAATGTTTAAACCTGATAATAATGCAGCAGCTTTTTACTTGGCTATATTGCAGCAAGCTTCCATGCATCACCAGCATAAATCAACTAAATCCTTCTCGAAACCATTTGCTCCCTCACCACTTTCTGTTTCCCACACACCATCTACTATCAAACCTTTTTTTACTCCATCCTCCACATTTACTAATCACACTGCATCATCATCATCCCCCACTGTGACTCATCCTACTACACCCACTAAAACATCCTCAGACAAATCTCTCCCTCCTGTTAAACGACTCACCCGTGCACAGATGCAGGTTAGGAAACACAAAAGGctttgttataattgtgatgagttTTACAGAAAAGGGCATAGAT GGAGAGATTTCTTTACATTCCTTGACAGGGATGCCCCTGACACAATTAGAATTGTTGGTCATCTTAATAAGCACTTTGTCATTATCCTTATTGATACAGGAAACACTCATTGTTTCATTGATGATAATTTAACTTCAAAGTTGGGTCTACATGTTTCTCCAACTAGacaaatgcttgtcacagttgCTAATGGAGATAGCACTCTCAGTCAAGGTATCTGCCACAACCTACATTGGGATATGCAAGGCCATCAATTCTCTGCACATTTACGAGTTCTTCCTCTTGGCGGTTGTGacattgttttaggagctgattgGTTGCGCCAACTTGATGATGTTACATTCAACTTCAGTCAATTGAACATTTTATTTCTACATCAAGGCAGCCATATCACACTTCAGGGTATCACTTCTAAACCTTCTCTAAGCATGATTAGTGGATCTTCATTGAAGAAGTTTATTAAGAGTAATACTCCAGCCCTAATTCCCCAGTTTTTCTCTATTTCTACAACTCCTATACTCACACCTCCACCTGCAGTTTCTACATTATTAGGGACATTTGCAGATGTTTTTGCAGAGCCTACTGGCCTTCCACCCTCTAGATCACTTGACCACAAGATTCCACTAAAACATGGGTCTAACCCCACTTCTCAAAGACCATATAAATGCCCCTTTATATATAAGTCTGTCGTGGAGTCATTGGTCTCTGAAATTCTATCTAGTGGAGTGATCCAACCCATCCATAGCACATTTTCTGCTCCTATTCTCTTAGTCAAGAAGAAGGATGGTACTTGGCATTTTTTTGTCGATTATCGAAAGCTTAATGATATTACGGCCAAGGATAAATTTCCTATTCCTCTTATTAAAGAATTGTTGGATGAGTTGAATGGTTCTGTGGTATTTTCCAGGATTGATCTTCGTTCTGGGTATTACCAAATCCGGGTTTATGCACCTGACGTTCACAAGACTGCTTTTCGCACTCATCAAGGCCATTACGAGTTCATAGTTATGCCATTTGGGCTTACTAACGCCCCTGCAACCTTTCAAGCACTCATGAATGAGGTGTTTCAGCCATATCCCCGTAAGTTTGTCCTTGTGTTTTTCGACGACATCTTAGTCTACAGTCCATCCATTTCAGCATACATAGAACACCTTCAACTTACTTTATCCTTGTTAAGGAAGCATTTTTTATTCGCAAAGATGTCGAAATGTGCCTTTGCTCAGCCACAACTAGAATaccttggtcatatcattactACCAATGGTGTTGCTGCTGACCCTGACAAGGTTGCTGTAATGGTTAATTGGCCACAACCTCATACACTGAACCAACTCAGAGGATTCTTGGGGCTTACCGGTTACTACAGAAAATTTATTAAGGATTATGGCAACATCTGCAAGCCACTGACTAATATGCTCAAAAGGGACTCTTTTTCTTGGAATGATGCTGCCACTCTTGCCTTCTCCACCATCAAGCAGGCCATGACATCTGCACCAGTTTTGGCCTTACCTGAGTTTTGTCAGCCCTTTACTCTAGAAACTGATGCATGTTCAAGGGGAATTGGTGTTTTACTTATGCAGAATAGTAAACCCATTGCATTCCTCAGCAAGCCATTGGGTCCTAAGGTACTGGCCTTATCTACCtatgagaaagaatttttggccaTTGTTATGGCTGTTCAAAAGTGGAAACACTATTTAAGCAACCAACAGTTTATCATACATACATACCATCAAAGTTTGAAGTATTTACTGGATCAGAATTTGTCTACTGCTTTACAACAAAAATGGCTGGTCAAATTGATGGGTTTTGACTATGTTATCAAGTTCAAAAAAGGGTTAGATAATAAG GAGGCCACTCTGGAATCAATG GGAGAAAACTCACTTCCAGGTGGTCTACTTCAACCCCTTCCTATACCTGACACTGCATGGCAACACATTTCTCTTGATTTTATAGAAGGGCTCCCAATGTCTTTTAGGAAGAATGTTATCTTAGTGGTTGTGGATAGACTGACTAAGTATAGTCACTTTATTCCTCCTGGCCATCCCCTCACTGCTGTTACAGTTGCTAAAGAGTTCCTTGCACATGTATTTAAGCTCCATGGCCTTCCTAGCTCCATTGTAAGTGACAGGGACAAAATCTTCATCAGCAATTTCTGGCAGGCACTATTCAAGACTTTAGGTACCACCTTGAAACTCAGTTCTGCTTACCATCCACAAACTGATGGTCATACTGAAAGAACCAATGCTTGTGTTGAACAATACTTGAG ACAATTACTTAAGGAGAGGGATGTTATGCTGCAATTACTTAAAGAAGAACTGTCAAAAGCACAGAGTAGGATGAAATTTTTTGCATATCAAAAGAGATCTGACATGACATTTGCAGTTGGTGATCTAGTGTACTTGAACCTTCAGCCTTACAGGCAAACTTCAATGGCTATAAGAAAGAATTTCAAGTTATCTGCCAAATACTTTGGCCCTTTTGAAGTTTTACAAAGAATTGAGGAGGTTGCTTATAAGTTGAAACTTCATGTGGGGTCTAGGATACACCCAGTCTTTGATGTGTCACAGCTGAAGAAGAAAATAGGCTTGCAGTCAACTACTTCAGCTCAGTTACCTTTGGTGGACCATGCAGGCCAGTTTGTGATTGAACCTGTAGCTGTTCTAGATACTAGAATTACTGTTAGAGGATCTTCTCAGATTCCCCAAGTTTTAGTACAGTGGTGCAATGCAGACCCAGCTGATTCAACATGGGAGGATGCTGCTCACATCAAAGCTCAATTTCCATattccatccttgaggacaaggatttctAA